In Candidatus Roseilinea sp., one DNA window encodes the following:
- a CDS encoding homoserine dehydrogenase, producing MSDLYIQPVFLLGFGGVGRALARQILAARDRHAQRNRLHLAIVGVADSTSSIVEPSGLSDVAIRDLLDRKGRGEPLTADSRRPAPDALPTNAIVVDTTATDATVPWLMEAKARGMGVVLANKLPLAGDLRWWDAIADQRARWETTCGAALPVISTLNTLLDSGDEVIRIEGSLSGTLGFLSSQLEAGVPFGQAVRDAKARGYTEPDPRQDLGGLDAARKALILARMLGYRLEMQDVAVESLYPPEMDALSVEEFLREADALDAPMRQRAAELTAGGRKLRYAAEIADGKLRVGLVGAAPDSKLGSIRSSDSIVVFHTRYFSDNPLAVSGRGAGQEVTASGVLGDIVSLSRAMRR from the coding sequence ATGAGTGACCTTTATATCCAACCCGTGTTCTTGCTGGGCTTCGGCGGCGTGGGCCGCGCGTTGGCCCGACAAATCCTCGCCGCACGCGACCGGCACGCCCAACGCAACCGGCTGCACTTGGCCATCGTTGGTGTCGCCGATAGCACCTCATCCATCGTCGAGCCATCCGGCCTGTCCGACGTTGCCATCCGCGACCTGCTCGACCGCAAAGGCCGCGGCGAGCCCCTGACTGCTGACTCCCGCCGCCCGGCCCCCGATGCCCTTCCGACCAATGCCATCGTTGTTGACACCACAGCCACAGACGCTACCGTACCCTGGTTGATGGAGGCGAAGGCGCGCGGCATGGGCGTGGTGCTGGCCAACAAGCTGCCGCTGGCCGGCGACCTGCGCTGGTGGGATGCCATCGCCGACCAGCGCGCCCGCTGGGAGACGACTTGCGGGGCGGCGCTGCCCGTCATCAGCACGCTCAACACATTGCTGGACAGCGGCGACGAGGTCATTCGCATCGAAGGTTCGCTCAGCGGCACGTTGGGCTTCCTTTCATCGCAACTGGAGGCTGGCGTGCCGTTCGGCCAAGCCGTGCGCGACGCGAAAGCGCGTGGCTACACCGAACCCGATCCGCGCCAAGACCTGGGCGGCCTGGACGCTGCGCGCAAGGCACTCATCCTGGCCCGCATGCTGGGTTACCGGCTGGAGATGCAAGATGTGGCCGTCGAGTCACTCTATCCGCCGGAGATGGACGCATTGAGCGTGGAGGAATTCCTGCGTGAGGCCGACGCGCTCGACGCGCCGATGAGACAGCGCGCCGCCGAGCTGACCGCCGGCGGTCGCAAGCTACGCTACGCCGCGGAGATCGCCGACGGCAAACTGCGCGTCGGGTTGGTGGGCGCAGCGCCGGACAGCAAATTGGGCAGCATCCGCAGCAGCGACAGCATCGTCGTCTTTCACACGCGCTACTTTAGCGATAATCCGCTGGCCGTGAGCGGGCGCGGCGCAGGACAAGAGGTGACGGCGAGCGGTGTGTTGGGCGACATCGTGAGCCTATCGCGCGCGATGCGCCGATAG
- a CDS encoding MFS transporter gives MTLTAPATTHPTADAPLPAGLRGYAVLLRRNPNARNLWLAQVVSQLGDWFNTIALLGLLVELTGNPAAGNLISVAQIVPVAVASLFLTGVVADRYDRKAIMMISSLARSAIALSFLLIRTPETAWIAYAGTVAIAIGTAFYMPAASAALPNIVAKNELSVAAMLGQTTFATMLFVGAFLGGAVTTLLGREAAFIANALSFLISTWLVWRIRSNFSIQRERQMLSGASALRVLTEGVRYLRENAFVRGYLLAKPAVAWALGGFGLFGTYSLTIYGTGDFGTALLFAGRGVGAFISPLLVSGTASLQDTRRLHRFIVAGMGLVILGYFLFAFTRSPISGMLCAGIAHWGNAWAMTLSGLIVQANTPDYVRGRVLALDTVGWAVVSALSNLIVASVAIRFAPQAGVLTAVALTVVCVIGWLIGMRRISADPQSV, from the coding sequence GTGACACTGACCGCACCCGCCACGACACACCCGACTGCCGACGCTCCGCTCCCTGCCGGCCTGCGCGGCTACGCCGTGCTGCTGCGCCGCAACCCGAACGCGCGTAACCTATGGCTGGCCCAGGTCGTCTCGCAGCTCGGCGACTGGTTCAACACCATCGCGCTGCTCGGGCTGCTGGTCGAGCTGACCGGCAACCCGGCCGCCGGCAACCTGATCAGCGTGGCGCAAATCGTGCCGGTCGCCGTCGCCAGCCTGTTCCTCACCGGTGTTGTCGCCGACCGCTACGACCGTAAGGCAATTATGATGATCTCGAGCTTAGCCCGCAGCGCCATTGCGCTGAGCTTCCTGCTCATCCGCACGCCGGAGACGGCGTGGATTGCCTACGCCGGCACGGTCGCCATTGCCATCGGCACGGCGTTCTATATGCCGGCGGCCTCGGCGGCGCTGCCGAACATTGTGGCGAAGAACGAACTGTCGGTCGCCGCCATGCTCGGCCAGACCACGTTCGCGACTATGCTCTTCGTCGGTGCGTTTCTCGGTGGTGCGGTGACCACCCTGCTCGGCCGCGAAGCGGCGTTCATCGCCAATGCGCTTTCGTTTTTGATCTCGACATGGCTGGTGTGGCGCATTCGGTCGAACTTCAGCATCCAACGCGAGCGACAGATGCTCAGCGGCGCGAGCGCGCTGCGCGTATTGACCGAAGGTGTGCGCTATTTGCGAGAGAACGCGTTCGTGCGCGGCTACTTGCTGGCCAAGCCGGCCGTAGCGTGGGCCTTAGGTGGCTTTGGCTTGTTCGGCACGTATTCGCTGACGATCTACGGCACGGGCGACTTTGGGACGGCGCTGCTGTTCGCCGGGCGTGGCGTCGGCGCGTTCATCTCGCCGTTGCTGGTGAGCGGCACAGCTTCGTTGCAAGATACACGTCGGCTGCACCGCTTCATCGTCGCCGGCATGGGCCTGGTCATCTTGGGTTACTTCCTCTTCGCCTTCACGCGCTCGCCGATCAGCGGCATGCTCTGCGCCGGCATCGCACACTGGGGCAATGCCTGGGCGATGACGCTGAGCGGCCTGATCGTCCAGGCGAATACGCCGGACTATGTGCGCGGGCGCGTGCTGGCACTGGACACTGTCGGCTGGGCGGTGGTATCGGCGCTCTCGAACTTGATCGTCGCCTCGGTGGCGATTCGCTTTGCGCCGCAGGCCGGCGTCCTGACCGCCGTGGCGCTGACGGTCGTGTGCGTGATCGGGTGGCTGATCGGGATGCGACGCATAAGCGCCGACCCGCAATCTGTTTGA
- a CDS encoding molybdopterin molybdenumtransferase MoeA has product MRKFDLLTPADAVTKLNAALDAAGYGPARGIAATEMIPTTQARDRVLARDVISPTPMPEFRRSAVDGYAVRADATPGVLRVVGEVRMGEVAPFAIRHGEAALVHTGGNLPEGADAVVMLEDTVPLTLDDRRQAEPSDGSLPSVLVRQWKIQTNKKLAPGDNAIQKGEDVKAGEVVVCAGTRLREQEIGGLLALGITQVEVIRKPRVALIASGDELVPAEAETRPGQVRNINAPMLAALVARNGGEPLDFGILPDVRAAFEEAAQHAMRKADMVIFMAGSSVGERDFVPDVVNAMGEPGILAHGILFRPGKPTLFAVCNGKPVFGLPGNPISALVTGMLFAMPALWRIQGALNPPQPRFIRAVLAREMKSPKDLEHWFPVKLEIRDWRLAEKPGSTSLISHPQSLPSAEPISTKSNLIFGLTRAGGMVCAPIGVDKLAAGTEVEVRLFD; this is encoded by the coding sequence ATGCGCAAATTCGACCTGCTCACGCCGGCGGATGCTGTCACGAAGCTAAACGCCGCGCTCGACGCTGCGGGTTACGGGCCGGCGCGCGGCATCGCTGCAACGGAGATGATCCCGACCACGCAGGCGCGCGATCGCGTGCTGGCGCGCGATGTGATTTCACCGACGCCGATGCCGGAGTTTCGTCGCAGCGCCGTGGACGGCTATGCGGTGCGCGCCGACGCCACACCCGGCGTGCTGCGCGTGGTCGGCGAGGTGCGCATGGGTGAGGTCGCACCGTTCGCCATTCGACACGGCGAAGCGGCGCTCGTGCACACCGGCGGCAACCTGCCGGAGGGCGCCGATGCCGTCGTGATGCTGGAGGACACTGTGCCGCTGACGCTGGACGACCGGCGACAAGCCGAGCCGTCCGATGGTTCGTTGCCTTCCGTCCTCGTCCGGCAGTGGAAGATTCAGACCAACAAGAAGCTCGCGCCGGGCGACAATGCCATCCAGAAAGGCGAAGATGTGAAGGCCGGTGAGGTCGTCGTCTGTGCAGGCACGCGTCTGCGCGAGCAGGAGATCGGTGGGCTGCTGGCGCTGGGCATCACGCAGGTCGAGGTCATTCGCAAACCGCGCGTGGCGTTGATTGCCAGCGGCGACGAACTGGTGCCGGCAGAAGCCGAGACGCGCCCCGGCCAGGTGCGCAACATCAACGCGCCGATGCTCGCGGCGCTGGTCGCGCGCAACGGTGGCGAGCCGCTCGACTTCGGCATCCTGCCCGATGTGCGCGCGGCATTCGAGGAAGCGGCACAGCACGCCATGCGCAAAGCCGACATGGTGATCTTCATGGCCGGCAGCAGCGTGGGCGAGCGCGATTTCGTGCCTGACGTGGTGAATGCGATGGGCGAGCCGGGCATCCTCGCCCACGGCATTCTGTTCCGCCCCGGCAAGCCGACGCTGTTCGCCGTGTGCAACGGTAAGCCGGTGTTCGGGCTGCCGGGCAACCCGATCAGCGCATTGGTGACCGGGATGCTGTTTGCCATGCCGGCGCTCTGGCGCATCCAAGGGGCGCTCAACCCGCCTCAACCGCGATTCATCCGCGCCGTGCTGGCCCGCGAGATGAAATCGCCGAAGGATCTGGAGCACTGGTTTCCGGTGAAGTTAGAGATTAGAGATTGGAGATTGGCAGAGAAGCCGGGCTCAACATCTCTAATCTCTCATCCCCAATCTCTTCCATCAGCAGAACCGATCTCGACCAAATCCAACCTGATCTTCGGCCTAACGCGCGCCGGCGGGATGGTCTGTGCGCCGATCGGCGTAGACAAGCTTGCGGCGGGGACAGAGGTAGAAGTGAGGCTGTTCGATTGA
- the uxuA gene encoding mannonate dehydratase, translating into MIKIAEYLPPNPSPLWKLAKQAGVDYAVGGLPLPSDCGPNETPYDFMPLLRMKKRYEDGGFKLAVIETRPPMDKIMRGLPGKDQEIEWCIKLVENMGRLEIPVWCYAWMAVMNWTRTSTSTPSRGGSLVTSFDLSDYEKGPPLPQVKEEDLWKNLEDFLKIMVPVAESAGVKLSAHPDDPPLSPLRGVGRILTSVENFQRVVDMVPSDYNTITLCQGNFTLMTDDLPAVIRHFGRQGKISFVHFRDVKGDVRHFEEAWHDDGKTDMLACMEAYRDIGFEGVLRPDHVPTVEGDSNENAGYSSFGRLYAIGYIRGLREAVYRQKRE; encoded by the coding sequence ATGATCAAAATTGCAGAATATCTTCCCCCGAACCCTTCGCCCTTGTGGAAGCTGGCCAAGCAGGCCGGCGTGGACTATGCCGTGGGCGGCTTGCCCCTGCCCAGCGATTGCGGGCCGAACGAGACGCCCTACGACTTCATGCCGTTGCTGCGCATGAAGAAGCGCTACGAAGACGGCGGCTTCAAGCTGGCCGTGATCGAGACCCGCCCGCCGATGGACAAGATCATGCGCGGCCTGCCGGGCAAAGACCAGGAGATCGAGTGGTGCATCAAGCTGGTCGAGAACATGGGCCGGCTGGAGATCCCGGTGTGGTGCTACGCCTGGATGGCAGTGATGAACTGGACGCGCACCAGCACCAGCACCCCGTCGCGTGGTGGATCGCTGGTCACGTCATTCGACCTAAGCGACTATGAGAAAGGGCCACCGCTGCCCCAGGTCAAAGAGGAAGACCTGTGGAAGAACCTCGAAGACTTCCTCAAAATCATGGTGCCGGTGGCCGAGAGCGCCGGCGTCAAGCTCAGCGCACATCCCGATGACCCGCCGCTCTCGCCGCTGCGCGGCGTCGGTCGCATCCTCACCAGCGTAGAAAACTTCCAGCGCGTGGTGGATATGGTGCCCAGCGACTACAACACCATCACGTTGTGCCAAGGCAACTTTACACTGATGACCGACGACCTGCCGGCGGTGATTCGCCATTTCGGCCGGCAGGGCAAGATCAGCTTCGTGCACTTTCGCGATGTGAAGGGCGACGTGCGCCACTTCGAGGAGGCTTGGCACGACGACGGCAAGACCGACATGCTGGCCTGTATGGAGGCCTATCGCGACATCGGTTTTGAGGGCGTGCTGCGCCCGGATCACGTGCCGACCGTCGAGGGGGATAGTAACGAGAACGCCGGCTACTCGTCCTTTGGCCGGCTTTACGCCATCGGCTACATTCGCGGCCTGCGCGAAGCCGTGTATCGTCAGAAGCGCGAGTAG
- a CDS encoding epimerase, producing the protein MRIVVTGSCGKVGAAVATYARRQGAQVLGVDHVGRGDGLGTYIAADLTDLGQVYDVLRGADAVIHLAAVPRADQFTAARTLLQNVSSAYNVLLAAHHLGIRRVVAASSIQVIHRAGHPIRARFQYFPLDEAHPPDPKDEYGLSKLMTEQAAEMFARHYGMTIVSLRYVWVCSPDEWRSLPHPPPPDDAVDPLPFCVHVEDAARAAWLAATADLPPATHIPAFIAAPDVRFTMTTLAFLRRFYPDVPVRGELSGYTTPISIARAREAFGFVPRYACHDSQQEGDQQ; encoded by the coding sequence ATGAGGATTGTCGTCACCGGCAGTTGCGGCAAAGTCGGCGCCGCCGTCGCCACATATGCGCGCCGCCAGGGCGCGCAGGTGCTCGGCGTGGATCACGTCGGGCGCGGCGATGGCCTCGGCACCTACATCGCCGCCGATCTGACCGACCTGGGACAGGTCTACGACGTGCTACGCGGCGCGGACGCGGTCATTCACCTGGCCGCCGTGCCACGCGCCGATCAGTTCACCGCCGCACGCACGTTGCTCCAGAACGTCAGCAGCGCCTACAACGTCCTGCTTGCGGCGCATCATTTAGGCATCCGGCGCGTGGTCGCTGCGTCGTCCATCCAGGTGATACATCGCGCCGGCCATCCCATTCGCGCGCGCTTCCAATACTTCCCGCTCGACGAAGCGCATCCGCCCGACCCGAAGGACGAGTATGGCCTGAGCAAGCTGATGACCGAGCAGGCAGCCGAGATGTTCGCCCGGCACTACGGCATGACCATCGTCAGCCTGCGTTACGTGTGGGTGTGCTCGCCGGATGAATGGCGCAGCCTGCCACACCCACCACCGCCAGACGACGCCGTTGATCCGTTGCCGTTCTGCGTGCATGTGGAGGATGCCGCGCGCGCGGCATGGTTGGCCGCTACGGCGGACTTGCCACCGGCGACACACATCCCGGCTTTCATCGCTGCGCCGGATGTGCGCTTTACTATGACCACCCTGGCATTCCTGCGCCGGTTTTACCCCGATGTTCCTGTGCGGGGTGAGCTGAGCGGCTACACTACGCCGATCAGCATCGCACGCGCCCGAGAGGCGTTCGGCTTCGTCCCACGCTATGCTTGTCACGATTCACAGCAAGAGGGAGATCAGCAATGA
- the proA gene encoding gamma-glutamyl phosphate reductase, translated as MDMIEIGRRARAAGKRLARAGTAQKNAALLAIADRLLACQDDILHANAQDVANAKARNVEAYFIDRLTLTSQRLQSMANDVRAVAALPDPVGEQFDHRTLPNGLRLHKRRVPLGVLGVIYEARPNVTTDVAALALKSGNAVILRGGSDNIHSNTALTTVIHDALNHAGLPTDAVQLITDTDRARILELLRLNDYVDLIIPRGGEGLHRFCREHSTIPVITGGMGINHIYVDATADQKQAIEVVFNAKVSKPTVCNALGTLLVHQSVAAEFLPKVAARLAEKNVELRCDERAMAILTQDARHKTQDNACVLRLASPEDWDTEWLSLVLGVKVVDGLDEAIAFIQAHTMEHSDGICSRDPQAIERFLNEIDSSAVFVNASTRFNDGGQFGLGAEVAISTQRVHARGPMGLRELTSYKWVCEGDGHVRL; from the coding sequence ATGGACATGATCGAGATCGGCCGGCGTGCCAGGGCAGCCGGCAAGCGGCTGGCCCGTGCCGGCACCGCACAAAAGAACGCGGCGTTGCTTGCCATCGCCGATAGGTTGCTGGCATGCCAGGATGACATCTTGCATGCCAACGCCCAGGACGTAGCGAACGCCAAGGCGCGCAACGTCGAGGCCTACTTCATTGACCGGCTGACGCTGACCTCACAACGCTTGCAGAGCATGGCGAACGACGTGCGCGCCGTGGCCGCCTTGCCCGATCCGGTCGGCGAGCAGTTCGATCACCGCACCCTGCCCAACGGCCTGCGGCTGCACAAGCGCCGCGTGCCCCTGGGCGTGCTGGGGGTGATCTACGAAGCGCGGCCCAACGTCACCACCGATGTCGCAGCGCTGGCGCTCAAGAGCGGCAATGCCGTCATCCTGCGCGGCGGCAGCGACAACATCCACAGCAACACCGCGCTGACGACGGTCATCCACGATGCACTCAACCATGCCGGTTTGCCCACCGATGCCGTCCAATTGATCACCGACACCGACCGCGCGCGCATCCTGGAGTTGCTGCGGCTGAACGACTACGTGGACCTCATCATCCCGCGCGGGGGCGAGGGGCTGCATCGTTTCTGCCGGGAGCACAGCACCATCCCGGTCATCACCGGCGGCATGGGCATCAACCACATCTACGTAGATGCCACGGCCGATCAGAAGCAAGCCATCGAGGTGGTCTTCAATGCCAAGGTCAGTAAGCCGACGGTGTGCAACGCGCTGGGCACGCTGTTAGTGCACCAATCGGTCGCTGCTGAGTTCTTGCCCAAGGTCGCGGCGCGCCTCGCCGAGAAGAACGTCGAGTTGCGATGCGATGAGCGCGCCATGGCCATCTTGACGCAGGACGCAAGACACAAGACGCAGGACAACGCTTGCGTCTTGCGTCTTGCATCACCTGAGGATTGGGATACCGAGTGGCTCTCGCTGGTGCTCGGCGTCAAAGTAGTAGATGGGCTGGACGAAGCGATTGCCTTCATCCAGGCGCACACGATGGAGCATAGCGACGGCATCTGCTCGCGCGATCCGCAGGCCATCGAGCGCTTCCTGAACGAGATAGATTCGTCGGCGGTATTCGTGAACGCCAGCACCCGCTTCAACGACGGGGGACAGTTCGGCTTGGGCGCGGAGGTGGCCATCAGCACACAGCGCGTGCACGCCCGCGGGCCGATGGGCTTGCGCGAGCTAACCAGCTACAAGTGGGTGTGCGAAGGTGATGGGCACGTACGGCTCTGA
- a CDS encoding hypothetical protein (possible pseudo, frameshifted), which produces MGRHVTRGLLASSNPEGWACIEQLLLAAQRQEGLRQVILESVDECHPDAFKRMLRLILDHKLIRFSATLRAFHVWLGYQFQVESAKCAERVIGQLLYWLEHDGERRAMIQNAKASPEPEQLYLALWTSAYFDALHTVQVAVDWLRHDKVELRFVTVHLLDQLGLHEITDPLLIDCLSDNDLRICARALRAFSLWRTSHHMNCEQLQFFEKLVALLARIPGDKTFEPMVWPWMNLELKRNVIADFMVPALGKRSPKQLIPYLPLMSAYRRSETAALLAKQKPWDAETRQVLFRLLSDPSSSTRVHVIKLFADEDSLLTEQEVCAVENLLKRKSDDLRRAAITLLLRQPSEHARASAERLAAASQATQRAAGIEMLGLLDSQTAQLPVVSLKDALGLINPLDCTPVTAPQLRNVKILTPAAIECLKSLDALIDEHGQTLIRIPRRHWSEPSETNDAEPMEEKPLADAAWLFPRPDVNLTAQQDINRLPLAALWESWWHNRSQAMRDDDGLELVRAALLLGSPVIKGNYYGWYDQRPLPTRDAIIKAIVDLGDQSKLKFKHTSLVKRIVHWLVRLHPTPYQADFVLDVAEHSLALIHHAGAWNPERISRGADRSEMAEDSNGDEDDDCVERLRDDDQLQSWLSMASQAPEFIVDWKPAHDVRLWRLLHWADQPYPGVKRQRPPLEFLLKAWSAGEATEADVLDQLLGDRPSNNYYGKDFSDLRMLSGRKPSKFLKTHPRLRELVERCKARILEVELARGDLPTAATEAALCIRSLEGADVLLRLITALGHWSQVNGLADLSN; this is translated from the coding sequence ATGGGTCGTCACGTCACGCGCGGCTTGTTGGCATCATCGAACCCGGAGGGGTGGGCATGCATTGAGCAGTTGCTGTTGGCAGCACAACGACAGGAGGGGTTGCGTCAGGTCATTCTCGAATCCGTAGATGAGTGCCACCCAGACGCGTTCAAGCGCATGTTGCGCCTGATCCTGGATCACAAGCTTATCCGATTCAGTGCAACACTGCGCGCTTTCCATGTGTGGCTGGGCTATCAGTTTCAGGTTGAATCGGCCAAGTGCGCTGAGAGAGTTATCGGCCAATTGCTCTACTGGCTGGAGCACGACGGCGAGCGTCGTGCGATGATCCAGAATGCGAAAGCATCGCCGGAACCGGAGCAATTGTATCTGGCGCTTTGGACATCTGCCTACTTCGACGCATTACATACCGTGCAGGTCGCGGTTGACTGGTTACGCCATGACAAAGTGGAACTGCGCTTTGTAACCGTGCATTTGCTTGACCAGTTGGGGTTGCACGAAATCACCGACCCGCTGCTAATTGATTGCCTGAGCGACAATGACCTGCGTATATGTGCTCGCGCACTTCGAGCGTTTAGTCTTTGGCGGACGTCTCATCACATGAACTGTGAGCAGTTGCAGTTCTTCGAGAAGCTGGTTGCGTTACTTGCACGGATACCTGGCGACAAGACCTTCGAGCCAATGGTGTGGCCGTGGATGAACTTGGAACTGAAACGGAATGTAATTGCAGACTTCATGGTTCCAGCCTTAGGTAAGCGCTCTCCTAAGCAGCTCATTCCATACCTCCCCTTGATGTCGGCATATCGTCGCAGCGAGACGGCTGCACTGTTGGCCAAGCAAAAGCCCTGGGATGCCGAAACACGTCAAGTACTGTTCAGGTTGCTGAGCGATCCGTCGAGCAGCACGCGAGTGCACGTCATCAAGCTATTCGCCGACGAGGACAGTCTTCTGACCGAGCAAGAAGTGTGCGCGGTCGAGAATCTACTGAAGCGTAAATCGGACGATCTGCGACGCGCTGCCATTACGCTATTACTCCGTCAACCTTCCGAGCATGCTCGTGCCAGCGCAGAGCGTTTGGCTGCTGCTTCACAAGCAACTCAGCGCGCTGCAGGCATCGAAATGTTAGGCTTGCTCGATTCACAAACAGCGCAGTTGCCGGTCGTTTCACTCAAAGATGCGCTCGGTTTGATCAATCCGCTTGATTGCACGCCGGTGACCGCACCACAACTGCGCAACGTAAAAATCCTGACACCGGCTGCTATCGAATGCCTGAAGTCGCTGGATGCGCTGATTGATGAGCACGGGCAGACACTGATTCGTATACCTCGTCGGCATTGGAGCGAGCCGTCGGAGACAAACGATGCAGAGCCGATGGAAGAGAAACCTCTTGCGGATGCTGCGTGGCTATTTCCAAGACCAGATGTGAATCTCACAGCACAACAAGACATTAATCGGCTGCCGCTCGCCGCGCTGTGGGAATCTTGGTGGCACAACCGTTCGCAGGCCATGCGCGACGACGATGGCTTGGAATTGGTGCGCGCTGCGTTGTTGCTTGGCTCTCCGGTGATCAAAGGCAATTACTACGGATGGTATGACCAGCGTCCGTTGCCCACGCGCGATGCGATTATCAAGGCGATCGTTGATCTAGGTGATCAAAGCAAACTCAAATTTAAACACACCAGCCTGGTTAAGCGCATCGTTCATTGGCTGGTTCGATTGCATCCGACACCGTATCAGGCCGACTTTGTCCTCGACGTGGCTGAGCATTCTCTGGCATTGATCCACCACGCTGGTGCATGGAACCCTGAAAGAATATCACGCGGCGCAGACCGATCCGAGATGGCCGAGGATTCGAATGGTGATGAAGATGACGACTGCGTAGAGCGCCTGCGTGACGACGATCAATTGCAAAGTTGGCTGAGCATGGCAAGCCAAGCGCCGGAGTTCATCGTGGATTGGAAACCAGCGCATGATGTGCGACTTTGGCGGCTGCTTCACTGGGCCGACCAACCTTATCCAGGTGTCAAACGACAACGCCCTCCCCTCGAATTCTTGCTGAAAGCATGGTCTGCCGGCGAAGCAACCGAAGCTGATGTCCTGGATCAACTCCTCGGTGACCGACCCAGCAACAACTACTACGGCAAGGACTTCTCCGATCTGCGCATGCTGTCCGGCCGTAAACCGAGTAAATTCTTAAAGACCCATCCGAGATTGCGTGAGTTGGTCGAACGATGCAAAGCACGCATCCTCGAGGTTGAGTTGGCGCGCGGGGATCTACCCACCGCTGCGACCGAAGCGGCACTATGCATCCGCTCACTCGAGGGTGCTGATGTCTTATTGCGACTTATTACTGCCTTAGGTCATTGGTCACAAGTTAACGGATTAGCGGATCTGTCAAATTGA
- a CDS encoding diadenosine 5'5'''-P1,P4-tetraphosphate pyrophosphohydrolase, with product MSSQPIERSFGVIPVYRKDGQTYFLLIRHNSGHWAFPKGHAEPGEGEMETARRELREETGIRDVTLYPEPVFEENYTKTAWSDPRQTVAKTVRYFLGIVHDPRVRLQAAEVQDYKWATYDEARAIITYDASRRLLEEAAQVLELQR from the coding sequence ATGTCATCGCAGCCTATAGAACGATCCTTCGGCGTCATTCCCGTTTATCGCAAGGACGGCCAAACTTACTTCCTCCTCATCCGGCACAACAGTGGGCACTGGGCTTTCCCGAAAGGCCATGCCGAACCGGGCGAGGGCGAGATGGAAACGGCACGGCGCGAGCTGCGCGAAGAGACCGGCATCCGCGACGTCACACTCTACCCCGAGCCGGTCTTTGAAGAAAACTACACCAAGACTGCATGGAGCGACCCGCGCCAAACGGTCGCCAAGACCGTGCGCTACTTCCTCGGCATCGTGCACGACCCGCGCGTGCGCTTGCAGGCTGCGGAGGTGCAGGACTACAAGTGGGCGACATACGACGAAGCACGCGCCATCATTACCTACGACGCCAGCCGGCGCTTGCTGGAAGAGGCAGCGCAGGTACTCGAGCTGCAACGGTAG
- a CDS encoding epimerase has product MKIVVTGAKGNIGSVVVEYARRQGAQVLGVDNVGRGDGLGTYIAADLTDLGSCYDIVHGADAVINLAAIPDSKMFPNAQTFMTNIAITYNVFLAAAHLGVPRVVWASSIQVNHTVPPHRPVCYRYFPLDEDHSVDPQSDYALSKHVGEMIADYFARDCGLTTVSLRFTDVVTLQRWPTLPEPLPPDERYPLPHYVHILDCARACYLAATAPLPAGSHTVAFIAARDTHVDLPSRELIARYYPDAELRADIQGYDALISGKRAEQAFGFTPQFSCRSAASP; this is encoded by the coding sequence ATGAAAATCGTCGTCACCGGCGCTAAAGGCAACATCGGTTCTGTGGTCGTCGAATATGCGCGCCGCCAGGGTGCGCAGGTGCTCGGCGTAGATAACGTCGGGCGGGGCGACGGCCTCGGCACCTACATCGCTGCCGACCTGACCGACCTAGGCAGTTGTTACGACATCGTGCACGGTGCCGATGCGGTCATTAACCTAGCCGCCATCCCCGACAGCAAGATGTTTCCGAACGCGCAGACGTTCATGACCAACATCGCCATCACCTACAACGTCTTCCTAGCAGCGGCGCACCTGGGCGTGCCGCGCGTAGTTTGGGCCTCATCTATCCAGGTGAACCACACCGTGCCGCCACACCGGCCGGTGTGCTATCGCTACTTCCCCCTCGACGAGGATCATTCCGTGGATCCACAAAGCGACTACGCGCTCTCCAAGCACGTCGGCGAAATGATCGCCGATTACTTCGCACGCGATTGCGGACTCACTACGGTAAGCCTGCGCTTCACCGACGTGGTGACACTGCAGCGCTGGCCAACGCTGCCGGAGCCGCTCCCACCCGATGAGCGCTATCCGCTGCCGCACTACGTGCATATCCTTGACTGCGCGCGGGCATGCTACCTGGCTGCGACGGCGCCGCTGCCGGCGGGTTCGCACACGGTGGCGTTCATCGCCGCGCGCGACACGCATGTGGACTTGCCTTCGCGCGAGTTGATCGCCCGCTATTACCCCGACGCCGAGCTGCGTGCCGACATTCAAGGCTACGACGCGCTGATCAGCGGCAAGCGCGCCGAGCAAGCGTTCGGTTTCACGCCACAGTTCAGTTGCCGATCGGCCGCGTCTCCGTAG